The following are from one region of the Capsicum annuum cultivar UCD-10X-F1 chromosome 1, UCD10Xv1.1, whole genome shotgun sequence genome:
- the LOC107849592 gene encoding protein ENHANCED PSEUDOMONAS SUSCEPTIBILITY 1 encodes MEQVQIISTCLVRATSNESSLHKNISKIEMTPWDLQFLLFDPNQKGLLFHKPKEENNNIFKSSLIDHLKKSLSHTLDFFPLLAGRFSIVENTNDGTISWFINCNNAGVEFTHARAPNLTVSVILDSTRIPLIVPSLFPLNNTPNFESVTKPLLGVQITELFDGFFIGCTINHSVGDGTCFWHFFNSWSEISRGYEVIFKIPILKRYFPEKMNVPIHLPLKLDDDIFFETFKLPLLLERVFHLSKESIAKLKAKANLEMGVKSISSLQAYLAHIWRSVTRCRKLGAGEVVVISLVIGARSRLNNPPLPEGYFGNAIHIKKVKTTAGELLENGLGWAAMQIHKMVISQNSEEVMKMYKDWAENPILISKASLYMGSTKLAIGSSPRDTIYCTDFGWGKPIGVRSGMPNKSDGKITLFPGAKEGSVDMEVSLFPKTLQALENDQEFMEAITKT; translated from the exons ATGGAACAAGTTCAAATCATTTCCACTTGTTTAGTAAGAGCAACATCAAATGAATCATCTTTACATAAAAACATTTCTAAAATTGAAATGACACCATGGGATTTACAATTCCTTCTTTTTGATCCTAATCAAAAAGGTCTCCTTTTCCACAaaccaaaagaagaaaataataatattttcaaatcatcaCTCATTGATCATTTAAAAAAATCTCTTTCTCATACGTTGGACTTCTTTCCTCTATTAGCTGGCCGTTTTTCGATTGTCGAAAATACAAATGACGGTACAATTTCTTGGTTCATCAATTGTAACAATGCTGGCGTGGAATTCACCCATGCCAGAGCTCCAAATTTAACTGTATCCGTGATTCTTGATTCTACACGCATACCACTTATTGTTCCCTCTCTTTTTCCACTAAACAACACTCCAAATTTCGAATCTGTTACTAAGCCTTTATTGGGGGTTCAAATAACCGAGCTATTTGATGGTTTTTTTATTGGGTGCACTATAAATCATAGCGTAGGTGATGGAACTTGTTTTTGGCATTTTTTTAATTCTTGGTCTGAAATCTCTCGTGGGTACgaggttatttttaaaattccaattttaaaaCGTTATTTTCCTGAAAAAATGAATGTTCCTATTCACCTTCCCCTAAAGTTGGATGATGATATATTttttgaaacatttaaacttccgCTGTTACTGGAAAGGGTTTTTCATCTTAGTAAAGAAAGTATAGCTAAGCTCAAAGCAAAAGCAAATTTAGAAATGGGTGTGAAATCGATTTCTTCTTTGCAAGCTTACTTAGCTCATATATGGCGCTCTGTTACTCGTTGTCGGAAGCTTGGTGCTGGGGAAGTAGTAGTCATCAGCCTTGTTATAG GTGCAAGATCAAGATTAAATAATCCTCCTCTTCCAGAAGGGTATTTTGGAAATGCAATTCATATCAAGAAAGTAAAAACAACTGCAGGGGAGCTTTTGGAAAATGGACTAGGATGGGCTGCAATGCAAATACATAAGATGGTTATTTCTCAAAACTCTGAAGAAGTGATGAAAATGTACAAAGATTGGGCTGAAAATCCAATTTTAATCTCTAAAGCCTCACTATATATGGGGAGTACTAAATTGGCCATTGGTAGCAGTCCAAGGGATACCATATATTGTACAGATTTTGGTTGGGGAAAACCAATTGGTGTGAGGAGTGGGATGCCAAATAAAAGTGATGGAAAAATTACATTATTTCCTGGTGCAAAAGAAGGAAGTGTAGATATGGAAGTTTCCCTTTTTCCAAAGACTCTGCAAGCATTGGAGAATGATCAAGAGTTCATGGAAGCTATAACTAAGACTTGA